The following nucleotide sequence is from Cercospora beticola chromosome 2, complete sequence.
ACCCTACTCCATGCCATCAGTTCTGTCGCTCTAGTTCTTCGCAGGTTTACGTCCGACCATGAGGTACATGGGCGTAAACAGCTTTTCACGGCCACCAGCGACCAGGCAATCAGCAGCCAACGCGAGCGAGTCAGCAGTCTTCTGCGTGCCACGAGGGGCCATGCCAACCATCTCCAAGGCACCCACAAATCTGTGCACGATGCCACGTCCAAGGTGTGTCATTCGCACGAGAGTTGGAAAATCCCAGATGCTCTGCATGTACTTGAGCTCACCCGAAAGTGGCCAGTACCATGGGAACTCGTCCGGTCTGTCTGCCAGATCCTCGTTCAACTCCAACTCGAATCCGGCTGCCTTCATAGCCTTGAGGGCAACCTCAATCTTCTCCATATTTGAGATACCATCTCCTTGCTCAATTCCTAGTCGAATCTCACGGTGACGTGGGTTATCGTTGTCGTATGCATCGGTCATCAACCATTCGTATACACCAAACACACCACCTGGCTTCAGGACGCGGAAAATCTCGCTGTAAATGCCCTCCAGTGAAGGAGCGTGCACGGTAGCCTCAATGGCGTAGACAGCGTCGAATGTGTTGTCCTCGAAGGACATTTGCATGAAGTCGCCCTTGACGTAGTTCAACTTGTGATCCAAaccctccttcttcgcgtaCTGCGTTGCTCGCTCAATCTGGTAGTCATTGTTGTTCAACCCTGTGATGTTTGCACCGGAGAACTTGCAGATCTCACGGGCAGGTCCACCGACACCACAGCCCACATCCAAGACCTTCTGGTTCTCCTGGAGACCCATCTTGAGGGCGAGGTAGTGCTCATGGCGAGCGATGGCCTGTCTGAAGGGCTCGCCTTTGGAGAAGCGGCAGAAGTGGAATGACTGCGACCAGCCATATTCGTAGAGATCGGTTGCGAGGTTGTAGTAGTGACGGGTCAAGGTGGCATATTCGTCTCGGCGGGCTTTGCGAATCTCCTCCGTTTCTTCAGCAGAGGCCTTGTTGTCCCAATGCTTGAAGTACTCGTCGACAGCAGCCTTCTGAGCGTCCTTGTTCTTGCCCATGGCTGCGATCAGGCCACCTCGACCCTCGCCAGTCTTGCCATGCAGTGCCTGCTTGAACTGGGCATCACGCTCCTTGTCCTCCTTCTCGAGTTGTGTTGGTCCGGCCATTGTGTTTGTTGTTGAACGTACAATTGATCGAAGAGTAGAAGTGGGTAAGGAGGGACAGACAGAGGCGCGGAGAGTGAACAGTAATACGTGGACTGCCAATGGCCAAATCTTACGATGTGCCGTCGCTCAACAAAAATGTCGAACCATTTACTCCAGGGGTCCAGCAGGCGCGCTTGCCTCCTACCAGGTTGCCAGGAACAGGCAAGCGCGGTAGATCGGATCTCGGTCAGGTACGACGAAGCATCACGTGGCGATAGCAGAGATAAGGAACGCGACTTGATTTCGGATTTGCGAGCACAGTTGACAGCACCGTCACTCACCACCGCTATCACCTCCACCGCACTGCACTGCCCGTTGCCTCAAGCCTCTGCATAACTTTTGAATTTGCACGAACAACTTCTCAACTCAATTGCGAACCACCGCATAGTACGAGGCAGTGACTGCCAACATGCCGCCTCAGGTCAGTCCAGTCGCCCACCTTTCCTGCAGCACGCATACTAATATTGCACAGATCAAGCAAGATCTCAACCGGTCCGGATGGGAGACCACCGATTTGCCCTCCGTCTGCGAGAAATGCCTTTCCGACAATCCTTACGTGCAGATGCTTAAAGAGGACTATGGCGAGGCGTGCAAACTCTGCACGCGACCCTTCACCGTTTTCCGCTGGAAGGCCGACCGTACCGCTCGCCAAAAACGAACAGGCATCTGTCTCACATGTGCGCGACTGAAGAACTGCTGTCAGTGTTGTATGCTGGATTTGAGCTTCGGACTCCCCATCACGATTCGAGATGCCGCATTGAAAATGGTGGCGCCTGGACCACAGTCCGAGATCAACCGCGAATATTTTGCGCAAAATCACGAAAAGGAGATTGAAGAAGGTAGAGGGTTGGAGGGATATAGCAAGACGGAGGAGAAGGGCCGCGAACTGTTGCGACGACTGGCCAACAGTGAGCCGTATTACAAAAAGCAGCGAAGGCTGGAAGCGGAGGAGCAAGAGGAAGGAGGACAGAAGTTGCTGGAAGGGAGCGAAGGGCACAAAGCTGGTCCGATCAGGACGCAAGATCCAAAGGGCAAATCTGCATATGGCTCAGCGTACGGACCACCAGCCTCCCGAGGTGGAAGCGCGTCACGAGGTGGGAGAGGTGGTGCACGCGGCGGGAAAGGATTTCCCTCCGGAGCTGCTCTGCCGATCAAGCCGCAGGACATTGCGCCTCCAGCGGACAAGAATATCACAAGTCTGTTTGTCACTGGAGTTGAGGACGATCTGCCCGAGCATGCCATTCGGGAACACTTCTCACAACACGGCGCGCTCCGATCCCTGGTCTGCAGTCATCGCTCACATTGCGCTTTTGTGAATTACATGGATCGTGAAGGAGCGGAGAGGGCTGCCATGGCATTTCAAGGGAGAGCGGTTGTCAAAGGCGTCCCGCTGCGAGTGCAATGGGGCAAGCCGAAGCCGCTGGACAACATGGATCGCGATCAGAGGATGGAGAATGCTAGGGCTGGTAGGCGAACAGATGCTGGAGCTAAGGCGATTGCTGGCCCACCTGGTCAGAGGACTATTGCAGGTTCTGCTGCGAATGCACAAGCAGGCGATGATCTCGACAGCCTCGCAGCTGTCGCTCCACCACCGGGGCAAGGCGATGTGGAATATGCCGCGCTTGCTGGCGAATGATCCGACTGCTTCAATCTTCCAATTTTCACGATTAATCCGAGCGAGGCGTCTGGCGTAGAGACCTAGTCAATTCCGGCCCGGCTGGGTGTCCGGTGCAGCCTTCTAAGCATAACTTTAGCATCAATATCATTCCTTGACGAGCAATGGCAACTGTCATTCCGAAAAGTTTAAAAGATCTCGGTTGTAAAGAACTGGCGTCGCCGACTCGCTGTCGAAGGGATTCACAGGTATTTGCAAGACTTTATCGCGTTGTCCGTCGTGAAAGACACTCACTCGCCCCTCAGAATGCAGTGGAGCACTATTGTCTTCCTTCCAGCCCCCCAGGTTCACCTGCCTTCGAAGCCAACTCTATCGAACCCATCTCATCGTCTTGCGATCGCGCATGTGTCGACTTCGGTCCCAGCCCCTTCTTGGTATGATCGATCGAATCTTGCATCACGGCGTAGCTGAACCCTACCGCAGCCCACCCCAGCCAAGCGAACACTACCGCCGCAACACATCGCGAATTCTCCCGATAACAAAGTGGCGTCCCTCCATCCTTTCTATACTGGGCCAGCAACTGCTGTCCGTACCCGAGATTCACGCCCGCTGGACCTCTGAAGTATCCGCAATGGTCTAATGTGATCATTGAAAGCGTGGCAGTGGTTGCACTGGAAAACGCTAATGCTAGGGTTGAACAGATCCGCCAGCTAAGGAGCACTGCTCGGGACTCTTTGCGCTCGGGCCAGAAAAGGtctaagaagaaggccgcgcCGAAAATCACCGCGACCAAGATTCCGGAGAAGACATTGAAGGATGCGGCTCCAATGTAGTCATTGTTGAAGATGTAAACTTGCGGATCCAGTCTTGCGACGAGTTTCTGGCTGTTAACGTAGTCTGAAAGATACGTTAGCTAGGGATTACTAGATGTGTTGGAGGAGCGAGGTATCATACCTGAAAGGGCGGCTGTTCCGAGTGATTCTGAGACTGTGCAGAGGATCATAGCGCACTGATATCCGATGAACTTTCTCCGGCGATGGTGGTACTCGTTGTTCCACATGTTGGAACATTTGAATTTGCTCCATTGGACTTCTTTGTGATCGAGGCCCCAGATAACAGGTGCCATGCTGAGTGCTGTTTAATGAAGATCTTGATGGCAATTGTTTCCAGAAACAATGATGAGATGGTCGTGATTGATGAACTGTACAACAACAAACCAGAAGAACGTCGAGGGAGAGTTGGAAAGTAGCACAGTTGGAAACAGCTTGCGACTTCACCGCAAGTGCAAGTCTGACCGGATCATGCTCACCTGCCCGATTGGAACAACATTCTGCGTTGGTAGGCGTACACTCGCCCGGTCCTGCCAGCTTGTGCTGATCTTGCCAACCACAAGTAAGAAGTGCGTCAGTGTCTCCTCTCCAACAGCACCGGAGTGGCCTTCTCTCCTCGTACGCATCGAGCGACGATTGCCATCTCGTGCATCGACACGTCGACTGAGAGAGGGAAAGAGCACCCGATCTGCTGGTAAGGTGCTCCACGGATGCGTGAGTTCACTATCGCGTCCTGGGTACAAGTGAGTGGTATACAGCTCGGATGTCAGATTTGTGACAGGGTGTGCGTGCATAATAAGAGGCGAAGCTTCGTCGCCACGAAGCTTGGGAAGAGGCAGCCAGGTCAGCAGTGCACAGTGAGAAAATAACGCCTTAGCTTTGCGCCAAGCACGTCATTCCGAGACTCATCCGAGCGGCAAGTGAACAAGCATCTTCTTGTGACGACACCTGCAAGATGAACATCTTCACTTCTGCATCTTTGGCCATGAACAACAGACACAGCAGAGCATCTGGAGATCTGGAGATGAATGCACAGGATTTGAGGATGGCATACTTAGTATCGACTCGATGACATGGGGTGGAACGAGTGGCACCGAAGGCAAAAGAATGGCGCTACCGTCGCTATATACATCGAGGAGCCATGGTCCGATCTTGACCAGAACCGGATCGTCTAGGGTACACTGAGGAATGGACACACTATACCAGCTTGTGGTTGATGAAGCAGATGCCAGATTTGTGCCGCGTCACATCTCTTGTCCTGTCGCTGCCCCATCGAATACGCCCAGGCCCTTCACCCGCATGCGACACTAGCCCGCAGTGCTGCAAAGTCTCTCGGTATAGGATCAGTCAAGCTTCTTTGTCTTGCGCGCATGCCATTTGGTGTTCTGAAGGCACTTTGTGACCCCGGAGCTGGCGAGTTGTTGGGTGGGATTGGAGCATTGTCAATTGTCGTCTGGCTACGATGTGCCTTGATAGGTGAAGGCAAGACCGCACCGGCCTGTGCCAGCACAGGACTGCCGGCTTCGCTTCTGGCAGTCTTCATCGACTCGAGCTGCACCAGAGTGTGGGCATGCATTATTCGCTGATATCCTGGTATAGTCCCGCGATTCAGCTGCGATTGCATGT
It contains:
- the ERG6 gene encoding Delta(24)-sterol C-methyltransferase; this encodes MAGPTQLEKEDKERDAQFKQALHGKTGEGRGGLIAAMGKNKDAQKAAVDEYFKHWDNKASAEETEEIRKARRDEYATLTRHYYNLATDLYEYGWSQSFHFCRFSKGEPFRQAIARHEHYLALKMGLQENQKVLDVGCGVGGPAREICKFSGANITGLNNNDYQIERATQYAKKEGLDHKLNYVKGDFMQMSFEDNTFDAVYAIEATVHAPSLEGIYSEIFRVLKPGGVFGVYEWLMTDAYDNDNPRHREIRLGIEQGDGISNMEKIEVALKAMKAAGFELELNEDLADRPDEFPWYWPLSGELKYMQSIWDFPTLVRMTHLGRGIVHRFVGALEMVGMAPRGTQKTADSLALAADCLVAGGREKLFTPMYLMVGRKPAKN
- a CDS encoding uncharacterized protein (BUSCO:EOG09263BDA): MPPQIKQDLNRSGWETTDLPSVCEKCLSDNPYVQMLKEDYGEACKLCTRPFTVFRWKADRTARQKRTGICLTCARLKNCCQCCMLDLSFGLPITIRDAALKMVAPGPQSEINREYFAQNHEKEIEEGRGLEGYSKTEEKGRELLRRLANSEPYYKKQRRLEAEEQEEGGQKLLEGSEGHKAGPIRTQDPKGKSAYGSAYGPPASRGGSASRGGRGGARGGKGFPSGAALPIKPQDIAPPADKNITSLFVTGVEDDLPEHAIREHFSQHGALRSLVCSHRSHCAFVNYMDREGAERAAMAFQGRAVVKGVPLRVQWGKPKPLDNMDRDQRMENARAGRRTDAGAKAIAGPPGQRTIAGSAANAQAGDDLDSLAAVAPPPGQGDVEYAALAGE